A region from the Gemmatimonadota bacterium genome encodes:
- the aroE gene encoding shikimate dehydrogenase, with protein MTVTSRTRVYALLGDPVAHSSSPVMQNAAFRAAGKDAVYVALRSDELGFAPLLRGIALAGGGGNVTLPHKERAARVIDEATEDVRRTGACNTFWLQDGRVHGDNTDVEGFRRALDLAFPGSRVGWRVLLLGAGGAARAVLVALLDEGVEHVTLHNRTVERARSVARRIGGERVRVAESAESFSGDRFDLVVNSTSLGLRPSDALPLSIRQLREVGAVIDLLYGTETPLVAEARGAGIPVADGRGMLLHQGAVAFERWWSEPAPLEAMDDALPG; from the coding sequence ATGACCGTTACTTCACGGACCCGCGTGTATGCGCTCCTGGGCGACCCCGTGGCCCATTCGAGCTCTCCAGTGATGCAGAACGCGGCCTTCCGGGCGGCGGGCAAGGACGCGGTCTACGTGGCCCTGCGCTCCGACGAGCTCGGGTTCGCGCCTTTGCTGCGCGGGATCGCGTTGGCCGGTGGTGGAGGCAACGTCACGTTGCCGCACAAGGAACGTGCGGCGCGCGTGATCGACGAAGCCACGGAGGACGTCCGCCGGACCGGGGCCTGCAACACCTTCTGGCTGCAGGACGGACGAGTCCACGGCGACAACACCGACGTCGAGGGCTTCCGCCGGGCGCTTGATCTGGCGTTCCCGGGCTCCCGCGTCGGGTGGCGGGTGCTGCTGCTGGGTGCAGGAGGTGCTGCGCGCGCGGTCCTGGTGGCGCTGCTGGACGAAGGCGTCGAACACGTTACGCTACACAACCGCACGGTCGAGCGGGCCCGTTCGGTGGCGCGGCGCATCGGGGGCGAACGAGTGCGGGTGGCGGAGTCGGCGGAATCGTTCTCGGGGGACCGGTTCGATCTGGTGGTCAACTCCACCTCGCTCGGGCTGCGGCCGTCGGATGCACTGCCGTTGTCCATCCGCCAGCTGCGCGAGGTCGGTGCGGTGATCGACCTGCTCTACGGGACGGAGACGCCGTTGGTCGCGGAGGCCCGGGGCGCGGGAATTCCCGTGGCCGACGGTCGCGGTATGCTGCTTCACCAGGGTGCGGTCGCTTTCGAGCGTTGGTGGTCCGAGCCTGCGCCGCTCGAGGCGATGGACGACGCGCTCCCGGGGTGA
- a CDS encoding low molecular weight protein arginine phosphatase, whose translation MPDSEGRGEGLREPFRIVFVCTGNTCRSPMAEAIARDRLARRGWTHVEVTSAGTFGAAGAPAADDAIEVAREHGMDLTGHRSRALDAGELARADLILGMTLSHVQRALEMGAGERVALLGVLATGEERSVPDPIGQGLATYRETWSVLSAWIDAALTRLEPLLSP comes from the coding sequence ATGCCTGACAGCGAGGGGAGGGGCGAGGGGCTGCGCGAGCCGTTCCGGATCGTCTTCGTCTGCACGGGCAATACGTGTCGCAGCCCGATGGCAGAAGCCATTGCCAGGGACCGCCTGGCCCGTCGCGGGTGGACACACGTGGAGGTGACGTCCGCGGGTACGTTCGGCGCCGCGGGCGCCCCCGCGGCAGACGATGCGATCGAAGTGGCCCGGGAACATGGGATGGACCTGACCGGCCACCGGTCACGCGCGCTGGATGCGGGGGAGCTGGCGCGAGCCGACCTGATCCTCGGGATGACGCTGAGTCACGTGCAGCGCGCGTTGGAGATGGGCGCTGGGGAGCGCGTGGCCCTCCTGGGTGTGCTCGCCACCGGCGAGGAGCGCTCGGTGCCCGATCCCATCGGACAGGGGTTGGCCACCTACCGCGAAACCTGGTCGGTGTTGTCGGCGTGGATCGATGCGGCACTCACACGCTTGGAGCCTCTCCTTTCGCCATGA